One region of Eupeodes corollae chromosome 1, idEupCoro1.1, whole genome shotgun sequence genomic DNA includes:
- the LOC129943390 gene encoding uncharacterized protein LOC129943390, producing MESAIDTLNHQESDDNINIITKILQRKKVYNDDADLSAHPSYSEFKDSYKKRCALRYRDNCIKYEKQFQRELTQMSNHQPTAYEAARFTRHFCKTTLWPRLHNHEEIDYFQRQFFKMTSRQKKRLNFLMNTKLI from the exons atggAATCAGCTATTGACACTTTAAACCATCAAGAGTCCGACGATAACATCaacattattacaaaaattttacaaaggAAGAAAGTATACAACGATGATGCCGACTTAAGCGCACATCCCAGCTATTCGGAATTTAAAGATtctta TAAGAAGAGATGTGCCTTAAGATATCGTGACAATTGTATAAAGTATGAAAAGCAATTTCAACGAGAACTTACTCAAATGTCAAATCATCAACCAACAGCATATGAAGCTGCAAGATTTACCAG GCATTTTTGTAAAACGACGCTTTGGCCACGTTTACACAATCACGAGGaaattgattattttcaaagacaatttttcaaaatgacatCCCGTCAAAAGAAGCGACTCAATTTCCTCATGAACACTAAACTGATTTGA